Genomic DNA from Lactuca sativa cultivar Salinas chromosome 8, Lsat_Salinas_v11, whole genome shotgun sequence:
CGACCAATATATGCACACAAATGGAATCAACACCCTCCTTTCTCAAAGCCAAACATGGCGGGTGTAGGTGTGGGTATGGGTATGGTTGGCTCCAGAGTTATAGCAATCCATCATCGTCACCATAGAACCCTAATTCCTACCCCCCAATTCAACCTTCACTTCAATCTCCCTTCTATCCATTCGCATCGACCCTCCATTATGTCTGCAACTGCCGCCACTCCCAGCACCGCCGTCAACAACCCAGTTCTCCAACAAAACACGGCATCCACCGACTCAACCTCCGGTAATTAACCCCCTTCTCTCCTCTTTCTTATCGACTTTGTTTCACACCTTTGAATACGCATCAAGATCATGCTTTTCTTTTCTTCTGATCGTATCAAGATTGTGAATTTTTAGATTAATTTTCTCACTGGCACTTTATTCACACCAATAATTCAAGTTCGACTTTTTAATAGGTCAAAGTTTTTACCTTttacttttcaaattcaaaatcaATGCGAATTCTTGATATTATCTGATGATGGCATCTGAAAAGGGTGCTGGCCGGAATTTGCTAGCAACATCTCCGGCGAATGGGACGGATATGGAGCTGATTTCACCATTGATGGCCACCCAATTGAGCTTCCAGAAAACGTAGTACCAGATGCTTACAGAGAATGGGAAGTCAAAGTTTTTGATTGGCAAACACAATGCCCAACTCTCGCTCAACCTGAAAACCCTTCCGCCATTTACAAACTCATAAAACTCCTTCCAACAGTTGGTTGTGAAGCCGATGCTGCCACAAGGTTTAATGTTGATGAAAGAACAATCGGAGGTCCCACTAACATGGTGTCCGCATTTGCATACCAATCAAGTGGGTCCTACACTGCTCTTTGGTCAACTCAAAAAGCAGGAATCTTGGAGTTGGAACACTGTTTGATTGATCCTCGTGATAAAGAATCTCGTGTAAGGATTGTTCAAATCATGGGTTTTGAAGAAAAGAGTAAGTTAGTCTTGAAGAACATTAAAGTTTTTGTTGAGCAATGGTATGGCCCTTTTAGAAATGGAGACCAATTAGGTGGATGTGCAATTCGTGATTCGGCTTTTGCTACAACAAAAGCTCTTGATGTTTCACAAGTTTTGGGTATGTGGCAATGTGTAAACTCTAAAGCATACTTCCAAGATTCTCCCAATGTGAGTTTAtcgcttctttttacacttcaaTACGATAATCTTTCGAGGTTAATTACTAAAATGCCCAAAAGGGTATCATAAAGTCTACTATATAAATCGTTAATTTGTTTTCATTATCATGATTCATGGCAGAGTGTTCTTCAAGAACTTATACCAGTTGATGGTGTAGAAAAATCGTTAAGAGACAAAGAGCATCTTGTATTACTCCCAAAGAACTTGTGGAGTTCAATAAAAGAAACAGAAGATGGAGAAAAAACTTGGTGTGAGGTGGGATGGTTGTTGGAATCAGGGCGTGCTA
This window encodes:
- the LOC111896191 gene encoding uncharacterized protein LOC111896191, which encodes MAGVGVGMGMVGSRVIAIHHRHHRTLIPTPQFNLHFNLPSIHSHRPSIMSATAATPSTAVNNPVLQQNTASTDSTSGCWPEFASNISGEWDGYGADFTIDGHPIELPENVVPDAYREWEVKVFDWQTQCPTLAQPENPSAIYKLIKLLPTVGCEADAATRFNVDERTIGGPTNMVSAFAYQSSGSYTALWSTQKAGILELEHCLIDPRDKESRVRIVQIMGFEEKSKLVLKNIKVFVEQWYGPFRNGDQLGGCAIRDSAFATTKALDVSQVLGMWQCVNSKAYFQDSPNSVLQELIPVDGVEKSLRDKEHLVLLPKNLWSSIKETEDGEKTWCEVGWLLESGRAITSKCIFSRNGELKEIITSSETTEVGV